CCGCGCCCCAGGCTTCCGCCCGCGAACCCGGCCGCGTCGCCGCCGCGCTGCGAGGTGCCGTTCAGCAGCATCACCGGGTCGCCGCCGGGGCGCTTGGAGACCAGGTTCACCACGCCGCCCAGCGCCGTGCCGCCGTACAGGGCCGACGCGGCGCCCTTCACGACCTCCACCTGTGCCAGGTCCAGCGGCGGCACCTGCACGAGGGCGAACGCGTCCGGATGCTCTCCGTACAGCGGAAGCCCGTCCGCCAGCAGCTGCGTGTAGCGGCCGCGCAGTCCCTGCACGCTGAACCCCGCGCCGCCCAGCCCCGGCGCCGCCGCCCGCACGCGGATGCCGCCCAGCTCGTTCAGCAGCGTCGTCAGCCCTCCCGGCGACAGCGTGAGGTTCTCCTCGATCTCCTCCTGCGGCAGCGCTTCCACGCGCGTGGCCTGGTCCGTGATCAGCTTGCCGCTGCGGCCGGCGGTGGCTACGATCGCCAGCTCCTCCACCGCCTGCACCCGAAGCTGCACCGTCACGGCCGTGTCCATGCCGGCGCGGACCGCCAGCCGCAGCGTGTCCGTCACGAAGCCGAGGTGGTGCACCACGATCAACCGCTCGCCCGCGGGAAGCCTCAGCGACGCGTCGCCGCGGCGGTCCGTGCTCGCGCCGGTATCGCCGGAGCGCACATAGGCGCGCTCGACCGGCGCACCCTCGCGCCGCACGCGCACCGTCACCCGCCCGGCCGCCTGCTGCGCGTGCAGCCCGCCCGCGCTCGCGAGCAGCGCGAAGCCGACGCAGGCGACGTACGCAGCCGTTCGGTAGGAGTTGCCCGGAGGGCGCACGGCCTTTCGGGAGATGCGCGGCGGGGCGTCCCTGCTGGCGGCGCGGGCGTGTTCGGCGGATCGGTGGATGTTCATCTGCACTGTGGATACGGTCGCGGCGAGATGCGGATGCGCGGATGCGCGGATGCGTGGAAGAGCGAGGAGTGTGGCCGCGCATCTTCGGTTTCCTCCGCGGACGCGTGAGTATCGCGGCGGATGCGCGACAACGCCACTCCGGCGGGCGGCTCGGCGCCCGGCGGCTTGCTTTCTACCCATCGTTCCCGCGAAGTTGGGGAATTGGCGGCGAAATGGGATTCTTCGCCTGCGAAGAAACACCGGTTCCTCAATCTTCACTCGTCTGGACTCAGCGTGGCCCAACTGCCGACGTTCAACGCCATGCGGTACGTGCAGCCGCTCCGCGAGGGAGGCTCGCTGCCCGCCGTGGTCGACACGGACGGGGGCGGGCTGTTCGTGGTGAAGTTCCGCGGCGCGGGCCAGGGCCCCAAGGCGCTCGTCGCCGAGCTGATCGTGGGCCTGCTCGCGGGCGAGCTGGGGCTGCCGGTGCCGGAGTTGGCGCTGGTGGACGTGCCGGCGGAGTTCGGCCGGAGCGAGCCGGACCCGGAGATCCAGGACCTGCTCAAGGCGAGCCAGGGCGTGAACGTGGGCCTGCGCTACCTGGACGGCGCCTTCAACTTCGACGGCACGGCGGCGGGCGGGATGATCGCGCCGGAGCTGGCGGCGCGCGTGGTGTGGCTGGACGCGCTGGTGACCAACCCGGACCGCACGGCGCGCAACCCGAACCTGATGATCTGGGACGGGCGCCCGTGGCTGATCGACCACGGAGCGGCGCTGTACGCGCACCACGACTGGAGCCGCGTGGACGAGGCGCGCGCCCGCGGCCCCTTCCCTCTCGCCAAGGACCACGTGCTCCTGCGCCGCGCCGCCGGCCTCGCCGCGGCAGACGAGGAGCTTTCGGGCGTGCTGACGGAGGACGTGATCCGGCGCGTCCTCGCCGCCGTGCCGGACGCGCTGCTCGCCGGGCAGCTGACGGCGGGCGACTTCGCGACGGCGAGCGAGGCGCGCGACAAGTACGCGTGGTACTTCGCCGAACGCCTGCGCGCCCCCCGCGCCTTCGCCGCATCCGCCGTGGAGGCTCGCGAGCGGGCGATGTCCGAGCCGCCCCGCAGCCTCTCCGCCCGCCGATGAGCGACGCGACGAGCGCGCCGGCCCGCGTGGCCTACAACTTCGCCGTGCTGCGCGTGGTGCCGCACGTGCACCTGGGCGCCTTCGTGAACGTGGGCGTGGTCGTGCACGCACGCACCGCCGGCTTCGTGGGCATCCGCCTGGTGACGGATGCCGCCGAGCTGGCGGCGCGCGTGCCGGACCTGGACACGGAGCTTCTGGCGAAGTATCTCCGCTCCTGCCGCGGGATCTGCGAGGGCGACGCGGAGTGGGGCCCGGTCGCGCTGGCGCCGCCGTCCGAGCGCTTCCACTGGCTCACCGCGCCGCGCTCCGACGTGCTCCAGTGCTCGCCCGTCCACGTGG
The DNA window shown above is from Longimicrobiaceae bacterium and carries:
- a CDS encoding TonB-dependent receptor plug domain-containing protein; translation: MRPPGNSYRTAAYVACVGFALLASAGGLHAQQAAGRVTVRVRREGAPVERAYVRSGDTGASTDRRGDASLRLPAGERLIVVHHLGFVTDTLRLAVRAGMDTAVTVQLRVQAVEELAIVATAGRSGKLITDQATRVEALPQEEIEENLTLSPGGLTTLLNELGGIRVRAAAPGLGGAGFSVQGLRGRYTQLLADGLPLYGEHPDAFALVQVPPLDLAQVEVVKGAASALYGGTALGGVVNLVSKRPGGDPVMLLNGTSQRGGDAAGFAGGSLGRG
- a CDS encoding HipA family kinase; the encoded protein is MAQLPTFNAMRYVQPLREGGSLPAVVDTDGGGLFVVKFRGAGQGPKALVAELIVGLLAGELGLPVPELALVDVPAEFGRSEPDPEIQDLLKASQGVNVGLRYLDGAFNFDGTAAGGMIAPELAARVVWLDALVTNPDRTARNPNLMIWDGRPWLIDHGAALYAHHDWSRVDEARARGPFPLAKDHVLLRRAAGLAAADEELSGVLTEDVIRRVLAAVPDALLAGQLTAGDFATASEARDKYAWYFAERLRAPRAFAASAVEARERAMSEPPRSLSARR
- a CDS encoding DUF3037 domain-containing protein, yielding MSDATSAPARVAYNFAVLRVVPHVHLGAFVNVGVVVHARTAGFVGIRLVTDAAELAARVPDLDTELLAKYLRSCRGICEGDAEWGPVALAPPSERFHWLTAPRSDVLQCSPVHVGICESPQRALDDLFATYVRPGG